Part of the Benincasa hispida cultivar B227 chromosome 11, ASM972705v1, whole genome shotgun sequence genome, tttaaatatattcttccaagaaaaacaGATAGATCTCAAGAGTTGATATCAATagatgagagaatcttctttttcaagatcttgaagaagagaagcttggttacctagatatgagatacgaagACGATGGAAAATTTTCGGCAACATAACGGTGCTACCACAACAAAATCAAAAATTTATCTTCAATCTATTCAAAGAAACACGCTccaaaaaatatttcacaaccacttgttctcaacataactatcagaattcccaaaaaatgaatattcaagaacacatatatcaataagcaaatttagctcacaatgtacttcaaatctcaaaagttgtcacaaaaactaccatagtgcatgaataacccacaaactaccatagtgcaacCTACAAACTCGAGCACCTTGATTAACCCCAAAATTCCCGAGCTCACAAAACGCCTAGAGAATtgagaacaaaattataagagGAGAACAACATTTTACCTGCACTTTCTGGTGCCGAATCAACCCATTACTTCCATTCTCCTCCTTTCCAACTTCTTCATCCTCGGGAATTGCATCTAGGACACCTTGTCTCAAGTTCCTCTGCCGCGGACTAACTTGAATTGTCTGCGTCAAGATCATTGGCATACCGAAACAACAACCGACAATATAAACCTTAATTGCCAGGGAGGAAACCCCAAGTTTAGGCTGGAAAAAGGCCGAGGAACCCGAACACATGCACGCAGCCATAAAACATTCCATAATCCAACTTgtcttctttgaatttttctccAATCCAACGCTCCCATTAATCCAATTGGCCTCGATTCGTTCCAAAGAGCCATAGAGAATCAAATCCTCATTCTCATACACCTCAAACTTCACACCGCCCGAGACTTGAATGCTATCAGTGCTAACATAGGTAACCTCAGAGGATTCCTTGTTGAGTCGATCACGACGAAGGGCAATAGAAGCAGAGTTGGAGGCTGAAAGGTGTTTTCTCAGATATTGGGCATCATCGGAAGAGAAAATCGATGAGGTATCTGGAAAACAAAAGTAGTAAATTCTATTGTCACAAATATACCAAACGAGCAGCAGATCTTCACGGAGAGACACGAACGAGCAGCAGATCTGACGGAGACATGCGAACGAAGACGGAACGAGCAACAAATCCGGCGGAGACACGTGAACGACGACGAAACGAGCAGGAGATCTGGCGAAATGACCAGAAAATCCGAGCGATTGGGTGCGGCGGCGCAGGTTGCATGACGAACAGACCTGCACGGAGGCCAGATCTACACCACGACAAACTCTTCACCCACGATTGATGGACGAATGGCAAGGTTTTGGAAAAGAGGAGTGAAAAAGAATAGGGTCTGAAGAGGGAAGTGTgggaatgagaggaaaaagaaaatagggggagagtgaagagggaaataaaaaaaaatggggggaaAATAGAAAGTGAGAGGATAAATTAAgcaggtctttaatgtcggtttaaaaccgacattaaaggtacccctacaatgttggtttaaaatcgatattaaagatccacttttttttataaaaaaaaaaaccgacattatacatccaatttcacttttttcaaccaacattaaagcccaaagTTCTTGTAGTGGATATTAAATCAAAACTAGGTGGATACTATGGATTGAATTCTctatatatattcaactttCCTTAAGTTTATGTTCCTTAAAAGTCGTTGTTGTAGCATCAGATTTAGGGGAGCTTAAATTTGCATACTCATCATAAGTAGTATCAGTGTTAGGGAGAGCCTAGCTTGCTCGTTAGTACTCAGTTATGAGTAGACTAATTTTATGTAATCTTAGTTGAAATGTATgttgtaaaaactaaattacaTTTTAGTGAATCTTTTTTCACTTAGGTGGAAAGCTCCCAGATGTAGGTGTGATTATAATGAACTGAGTTAATAAATCTCTATGTGCATCTTCCTTACTCTGTACTTCTGTCTATTTGCCTTTACTTTTGTCATTAGCATTTTTACTAGCTTGTGGTATTATTGTGATTCACTTGTTTTTCAATTGGCATCAGAGCGGGTTGACTTCTTGTTCATTGAGTCTTCATTGGAGTCAATTAAGGAAGGTGGATCTACAACATGCCCACAGTTTTGGATGGGACAACTTACTCTTATTGGAAGCTCAAATGACTGCATTCTTTTAATCTATTGACAACAAGTCTTGGGATGTGGTTCTTAATGGTTGGTCACATCCTATAGTTATTGACAAAGATGGGGTTGTAAATCAAAAGCCTAAAAAGGACTGGTCTGAAAAGGAAGATCAAGCCTCACTTGAAAACTCGCGAGCCTTAAATGCTATCTTCAATGGTGTCGATCAAAACATTTTTAGGTTAATCAACACGTGTGTTACTACTAAAGAAGCATGTGAGATTCTTGTTATGGCCCAGAACATCAAAAGTAAAGATGTCAAGGTTGTAACTCTTGACAACTCAATTTGAATCTCTTAAAATGCATGATGATGAGAATGTTGCAGGATATGCACCTTCTTGATATCACTAATGAATCTTTTGCTTTTGGAGAAAAAATTTAAGAAGAGAAACTTGTTCGTAAAGTGTTACGATCTTCAGTTAAAAGATTCGATGTAAAGGTTACTGTTATAAAAGAGATGCAAGATATTAGTAccattaaattaatgaattatttagTTCTCTTTGAGCGTTTGAAATGTCCTTTGATGACAAAACGTAAAAAAGGTCCAAGGAATTGTTTTGCAATCTTTGGTGAATGATGATGGCTCGTCAAATAAAGTCAAAGAGTCTGATGAGAATCTAGCAGAATCTATATCTCTTTTGGCAAAACAATTTGGCAAAGCTCTCAAACTATAGGACAAGCGTTTTGCCTCTTGAGGTCCTTATGTTCCCCCACATGGCAAAGACAtgaataacaacaacaacaataatgtTTCAAGATATGGAAATCAATTTGTCAGAAAGACCGAAAGCGACAAAGAAGGCAGTGGTGGTCAAGGTGCTTGTGAAAGGAACTTCAGGTGTCATGAATATGAGGGTGTTGGTCATTTCTAGGTTGAATGTCCTAACTTTCTTAGAAGGCAGAAAAAGGGTTTTTCGGTTACCTTCTCAAATGAGGAAATAGACTCCagtagtgttgggttttatgtcctaaaactcgtagtctgtaaacaataaaacttattctgaaaattcaataagttgttattgaaaatatgcATTGCTTacttcgttttagaaataaatccaataaactaaaagatccatgactattagatgagtacttgaattttatgtggagacataaaagtggatcagtaaatagtcaaaatgatctatagtatatgaatgaggttgggtgccttattctgataacactattggatgtggctcaCTCTGTacttgttacaaagagttgtaaagtactgcAGACGATGTAATCCTatttcgtacatgttatgacatgaggagtgggggcgtcctatgcaatgggtttgtacaagatcgaaccacgaaatcagtcactcttactttataacgttgtttactatttaaagatcgactatttcaaagtgatgacctaagtaacttgaccttaatcctgagctaactatgaactcctgtttattcgggattatccttagattttcataggtgagggttggttcaacaatgccggctcaataaacctccatttaaggggtaagaccggatagatagctagggacatagggtgcaagatggaattcactcctacctgcttttagggatagtagagaggttattcccttaagtgctgactctgggtcttgaacaaggggtctcatcctctcattggctcgagagggactcggtttgttgattggatcacaaaccaattattcattagaggatcagtgggacttagcgaacaagaggtaatctcgggggtaaaatagacatttgacccagccgttattacgaacaacctgtgaagggttaacttattaatcatggttatatcgagtggacataatatatctacagtaagaggagtgcaactatgggttttagtggtatgacacattagttaacgaataggggttaattcggtgtaaaaagtttagttaattaatctcggatcgttggagcccatgatctgtaggtccccctactagctcgtaaatggattagctttagagtagcgtgataaattaatttgaaacgttcaaattagaattaagggaatagtaattatatgtgttataattacgtgtttaattttagaattaaacgaaattggagaattaattaatatttaaatatgatttaaatattaaattcatgaataaagattcatgaaggtggatttgtataaaaataatttaatatttgatattaaattaattaaaattattaaaattgtttaattaattatttattattaactttcttaaaaaattaattttgtgaaattaattttgtaaaattcataaagtcttaattttgaaaactaaaattggttttggaaatcaatttataaaacacAAATTGACAAAAATGGAAGATTGGAAAACTCCATTATCTTCAACTAAAGGAGCTCACACTAATCTCCCTTGATTCTTGCTtcaattctccaagcatgagttgcacctCATGCAGGCTTCTCCATTGCATGAtagtcctgcaataaatagagaagattgaagtagAAATCGAGCATGCATCAgttgagtttttgctgaaaaatttgagttgaagaaggtgttcttcaagtgggtgtAGCAATGtgtttcttctccaaattcccttcattcatgcttattttgagtcccacaactcaatctaaagctccaagagaatagtagggaagatcttgaggtggttcacaacgagatttgaagaagatatgcagctgaattcgagtttcaagaggttctacaaagatcTTATTTGAAACccttttattattgtatgagcatgctttatttacagccaaaattaatgaattagaatgcttattgatccttgttgcttccgctgcatgttgataTACTCTTTCAAGTAGTGAGTCAGATGATGAAGTGCATGCTCTAGTGGGAAGTCTATCCCTTGTCTTTCATGAAGACTGTAAGACATCTTGTCATGATGATTCTACTTCAAAAATCTATTCTAACAAAGCTACTGCTTCTCGTGAAAAATTGTCATATGAGAAAGTCTATTAGATGTGGCTTGAAGACTCAAGAGCTTTAGCTGTTCAGAAGGAGAGAATCGAGAATCTGATTAAAGATATTTATCGTCTGCTAAGCACCATATCTGACCTAATGAAAGAGTCACAAGTTATCAAGGTTGGCCTTGAGACTATGTCAAAATTTGTTTGGATGCTCAACTTTGGCACAGATGATCTTAACAAAATTCTATCCTCAGGAAAGAAGGTCTTTGATAAACAAGGCATTGGATTCAACAAGTCTAAGAATTAATTCTCCAAAGGAGAAtcctctttttttaaaagattcgCTCATGCCAAGATACTGAGATGTCCGAGTCATTGTCTAAAACTAGTGAAGGAACATCAATCCTCTGGAATCAGTCAGTAACAATAAAGTGGATTTGTCATCAATATGGGAAGAAAGTTCATAATCGACCTTACTGTTATCAATTAACAAGAAGAATGAGTGACATGCTATCGTGGAATTATCCCAGGTTCCCTACCCGAGAAAGATATGGTCAGAAATAAAAAATGGAGTGAAGGGTGAAAAAAGGTCATATTGATACTGAGATGCCATGTTGCTTTCACCTCTCTTCGTGCCTCATCAAAAGAGGACTGACACTTCGATAGTGGGTGCTCAAGACACATGATAGGTATTCCCctcctctagggttgccatatcaatccaataattggtatcagagtagattgctcttcttgaaatattttttcttgataaacttaattgttttttagctatgacaacttttgattttatcccttttaccgatagtcaatctattacaaagcctTCTAtctttaatggtactaattatagttattggaaaaatagaatgagatttttcttgttttctattgattatgatttatgtgatattgttgaggaaggttttaaaattccaaacAAAAGATGTTAatggtgttagcactataaaacctaaggaagaatggtcaataaatgaaaagaaagcataCTCTTTAAATACcaaagctattaattgcttattttgtgctttgaatgaagttgagtataatagagTATCTATTTGCAAAACCACTAAAGAGATATaggataaattaaaaattactcatgaaagaactagtcaagtaaaagaaacaaagattaacatgttagttcatcaatatgaaatgtttaaaattgatgaaaatgaagttatttccgatatgtttattagatttactaacattgtcaatgctttagaaggacttgggaaaaagtactcaaatcttgagaagataaagaagctattgtggtctttgcctaaacaatgggagcctaaagtcaccgtcattcaagaggcaaaggatctcaaatctttctccattgatgaa contains:
- the LOC120090835 gene encoding uncharacterized protein At1g01500-like, with product MQPAPPHPIARIFWSFRQISCSFRRRSRVSAGFVARSVFVHTSSIFSSDDAQYLRKHLSASNSASIALRRDRLNKESSEVTYVSTDSIQVSGGVKFEVYENEDLILYGSLERIEANWINGSVGLEKNSKKTSWIMECFMAACMCSGSSAFFQPKLGVSSLAIKVYIVGCCFGMPMILTQTIQVSPRQRNLRQGVLDAIPEDEEVGKEENGSNGLIRHQKVQVKCCSPLIILFSIL